In Candidatus Binatota bacterium, the sequence CGACCTTCCGTGCCGGTCGTTGTCCGGATGTCTCTCTTGAGCCCGGGCCTATCAGGCCTGGCCGCTGTCGGCCGTCACGACCACGGGCTCGCCGTCCACCAGCACCCACTCGGGTCGGTAATCCTTGGGGCGAGCCCAGAGAAAGAACGCGCCCGTCAGGGTCAGGGCCTCGGCCGCCCAGAAGCCCAGCGCGGCAGATATTATGGCCTGTGAAGTGCCCATTTTCTCGCCCAGCAGGTAGGTCTGCGCGATTTCACGGATACCTTCGCCAGCTATGGTAAACGGCGATATCACGGTAGCAAAAATCTGTATCGACGAGGCAAAGGTCACCTCCCAGAAGCTCGCGCCCACGGCGCCCACCGCCAGCGCCGTAAAAAAATACATCGCCGCTGTCGTGAAGTGCACGAGCCAGCTCTGAATCGCCGCGTTGAGCAACAACATGCGTTTGTCGCTGTATGCCGCCGCGGCTTTGGACACCCGCGTAACGAAATCCGCGATCTTGTCGCGCGCCGGGATGGGAAAGTTTTCTATCACCCACTGCACCAGGGTGGGCTTGAACAGCATGGTGAAAAATAGCAGGAGCACGGCCGACGCTATAGGCACCGTGAGCACGGCGACGCGGAAAGCGTTGTCGCCGAAAATCGAAATGCCCAGCGGCATTGCGACGAGAAAGGTAAAGAAAATTCCGAGTACGCCCAGGACTTTTTCGATCACCGTCGCGGCCGTTACCTCGACAGTGCGATTGCTGAAGCGGGCTGCGTCGTAGAGCTTGTAGCCGTCAAGACCGACGGTGGACGGCAGGAAGGTGCCCAGGAAACGACCGATGAGAAACGAGCCGAATATATGTTTGAAGGGGAGGGCTATGCCCTGGCCCTTGAGCAGCAGCACCCAGCGATACATGCTGGCAAGTATGCCTATGAACTTTATGCCGGCGGCAAGCGCCACGAACATCCAGAAGTTGTCCATGTCGATATTAGGTATGAACTCGCGGATTGCGGTGAAGGTCGTCACGCTGCGACCGTCTTCGGTGGTCACCTGGTGCGAGAGCAGCAGGTAGA encodes:
- a CDS encoding flippase-like domain-containing protein — translated: MASHGQGDHGKATMINKLKQAWSNLNPTLRSWLSTAVKAVITVGAFYLLLSHQVTTEDGRSVTTFTAIREFIPNIDMDNFWMFVALAAGIKFIGILASMYRWVLLLKGQGIALPFKHIFGSFLIGRFLGTFLPSTVGLDGYKLYDAARFSNRTVEVTAATVIEKVLGVLGIFFTFLVAMPLGISIFGDNAFRVAVLTVPIASAVLLLFFTMLFKPTLVQWVIENFPIPARDKIADFVTRVSKAAAAYSDKRMLLLNAAIQSWLVHFTTAAMYFFTALAVGAVGASFWEVTFASSIQIFATVISPFTIAGEGIREIAQTYLLGEKMGTSQAIISAALGFWAAEALTLTGAFFLWARPKDYRPEWVLVDGEPVVVTADSGQA